One genomic window of Arachis hypogaea cultivar Tifrunner chromosome 8, arahy.Tifrunner.gnm2.J5K5, whole genome shotgun sequence includes the following:
- the LOC112708293 gene encoding uncharacterized protein: MAKGFKLKFNIPLFQMCRSKDPSAFPGNPVVPAIYRLSPVNPKEHDIGYPSSLLVPPPPPSSPEHRGSKVSSRIMSLRQMCRDDHRDKQVNTRGRRSNVAVDNEEESESLISCTTSFSDDSYSLKPERELVSSSSGSRRHMRRISSVKKVQRMRFNTARLELPETEQVKKTKTKTKTKVVSTASTTRMRRSSAEGKVRESFAVVKKSKDPYEDFKRSMVEMIREMEMRDAEDLQQLLQCFLALNSRCYHDVIVRAFMEIWQEMFVMKPASSNTKEINCN, from the coding sequence ATGGCTAAAGGGTTCAAGCTGAAATTCAATATCCCTTTATTCCAAATGTGTCGTTCAAAAGACCCTTCCGCTTTCCCTGGAAACCCTGTAGTTCCTGCAATATACCGTCTTTCTCCGGTGAACCCTAAAGAGCATGACATTGGATACCCTTCAAGCCTGTTAGTACCTCCTCCGCCACCCTCCTCGCCGGAACACAGGGGTAGTAAGGTCTCTTCAAGAATCATGTCCTTACGCCAAATGTGCCGTGACGACCACCGCGACAAGCAAGTAAACACCAGAGGCAGGAGAAGCAACGTGGCGGTTGACAACGAAGAAGAAAGCGAGTCTCTAATTTCTTGCACCACAAGTTTCTCGGACGATTCTTATTCTCTCAAACcggagagagagttagttagcaGCAGCAGTGGCAGCAGGAGGCACATGAGGAGGATAAGCAGCGTGAAGAAGGTTCAGAGAATGAGGTTCAACACTGCGAGATTAGAACTACCGGAAACAGAACAAGTGAAGAAGACAAAGACAAAGACGAAGACGAAGGTTGTGTCGACGGCATCAACCACAAGGATGAGGCGGAGCAGCGCGGAGGGGAAGGTGAGGGAGAGCTTTGCGGTGGTGAAGAAATCGAAGGATCCGTATGAAGACTTCAAGAGATCAATGGTGGAGATGATAAGGGAGATGGAGATGCGTGATGCAGAGGATTTGCAGCAACTGCTTCAGTGTTTTTTGGCTCTGAACTCGAGGTGCTATCACGATGTGATTGTGCGTGCTTTCATGGAGATATGGCAAGAGATGTTCGTTATGAAGCCTGCGTCCTCCAACACCAAAGAGATCAATTGCAACTAG
- the LOC112705538 gene encoding uncharacterized protein, with the protein MRKLCPNLDDAEGLETVLEVPIPEEMLTALGSNGFNRWHTLRALMNSPSSDMSSHLSAPSYNEFMVLLKLVGAPLIPLPVQSDNTLTRPLKDCSIRDSTAKYIVQQYVAATGGHSALNSVKSMYAMGQVRICGSEMRPDEEIFHPTGRREAGGFVLWQKNPDLWCIELVVSGFKVSAGSDGKLAWNQSSSQPFQANKGPPRPLRRFFQGLDPRCIANLFLDAECVGENTINDEVCFILKLQTDQQILQAQCTSHTEIVMHSVLGYFSQRTGLLVKFEDTKLVKMKPVKGKESVFWETTIESTIEDYRYVDGINIAHGGKTIATLHRYGAAHHHKRMIEEVWTIEEVDFNVIGLSNDCFLPPSDIDREHDGADNMN; encoded by the exons ATGAGGAAACTGTGTCCAAATCTTGACGATGCGGAAGGGTTGGAGACGGTGCTGGAGGTCCCCATTCCAGAGGAGATGCTCACCGCTTTGGGCAGCAATGGCTTCAATCGCTGGCATACACTCCGAGCTCTCATGAATTCTCCCTCTTCTGATATGTCTTCCCATCTCTCTGCTCCTTCTTACAATGAATTCATGGTTTTGCTTAAGCTCGTTGGTGCCCCTCTTATTCCTCTCCCCGTTCAATCCGATAACACTCTCACTCGCCCCCTCAAAGATTGTTCCATC AGAGATTCCACGGCAAAATACATAGTTCAGCAGTATGTTGCTGCCACTGGAGGACATTCCGCATTGAACTCAGTGAAAAGTATGTATGCAATGGGGCAAGTGAGAATATGTGGGTCGGAGATGCGTCCCGATGAAGAAATCTTTCACCCAACGGGCAGGCGCGAAGCCGGAGGCTTTGTGCTCTGGCAAAAGAACCCAGATTTGTGGTGCATAGAATTGGTTGTTTCTGGTTTCAAGGTTAGTGCAGGCAGTGATGGCAAGCTAGCATGGAACCAGTCTTCCTCTCAACCTTTTCAGGCCAACAAAGGCCCTCCAAGACCCCTTCGCCGCTTCTTTCAG GGGCTGGACCCAAGGTGTATAGCTAACTTGTTCCTAGACGCTGAATGTGTAGGAGAGAACACCATTAACGACGAAGTTTGTTTCATTCTCAAGTTGCAAACAGACCAACAAATCCTCCAAGCTCAATGCACATCCCACACAGAAATCGTAATGCACTCAGTGTTGGGATACTTCAGCCAACGCACGGGGCTGCTTGTGAAATTTGAGGACACCAAGTTGGTGAAAATGAAACCAGTCAAAGGAAAAGAGTCTGTGTTTTGGGAAACAACCATAGAGTCTACCATTGAAGATTATAGATACGTTGATGGCATTAACATTGCACATGGAGGGAAGACAATTGCAACACTTCATAGGTATGGTGCAGCACACCATCACAAGAGGATGATTGAGGAGGTATGGACCATTGAAGAGGTTGATTTTAACGTAATTGGTTTGTCCAATGATTGCTTTTTGCCACCCTCTGATATTGACAGAGAACATGATGGTGCAGATAACATGAATTAG